From Streptomyces sp. NBC_00775, one genomic window encodes:
- the hutI gene encoding imidazolonepropionase, producing MSSRTSTTSTNTLITNIASLVTNDPSLGDGSPLGLIQNAAVVIDGDRIAWTGEKSKAPATDNQVDAGGRAVIPGFVDSHSHLVFAGDRTEEFNARMSGRGYTAGGIRTTVAATRAASDEDLERNLVHHLGEALRQGTTTFETKSGYGLTVEDESRALRIAAAHTDEVTYLGAHIVSPDYADDPAEYVALVTGQMLDACVPYARWIDVFCEKGAFDGDQARAILTAGKAKGLHPRVHANQLSYGPGVQLAVELDAASADHCTHLTDADVDALANGNTVATLLPGAEFSTRAEWPDARRLLDAGVTVALSTDCNPGSSFTSSVPFCIALAVRDMRMTPDEAIWSATAGGAAALRRTDIGRITPGAYADLAFLDAPSHVHLAYRPGVPLVSRVWRRGVPVA from the coding sequence ATGAGCAGCAGGACCAGCACGACCAGCACGAACACGCTCATCACCAACATCGCCAGCCTGGTCACCAACGATCCCTCCCTCGGTGACGGATCCCCTCTCGGTCTGATCCAGAACGCGGCCGTCGTCATCGACGGCGACCGCATCGCGTGGACCGGTGAGAAAAGCAAAGCACCCGCCACTGACAATCAGGTCGACGCCGGTGGCCGCGCGGTGATCCCGGGCTTCGTCGACTCCCACTCGCACCTCGTCTTCGCGGGCGACCGCACCGAGGAGTTCAACGCCCGTATGTCGGGGCGCGGCTACACGGCGGGCGGCATTCGTACGACGGTGGCGGCGACGCGGGCGGCGAGTGACGAGGACCTGGAGCGCAACCTCGTCCACCACCTCGGCGAGGCCCTCCGCCAGGGCACCACCACCTTCGAGACCAAGTCCGGCTACGGCCTCACCGTCGAGGACGAGTCCCGTGCCCTGCGCATCGCGGCCGCGCACACCGACGAGGTCACCTACCTCGGCGCGCACATCGTCTCGCCCGACTACGCCGACGACCCGGCCGAGTACGTGGCCCTGGTGACCGGCCAGATGCTCGACGCCTGTGTCCCGTACGCCCGTTGGATCGACGTCTTCTGCGAAAAGGGCGCCTTCGACGGCGACCAGGCCCGCGCGATCCTCACCGCCGGCAAGGCGAAGGGCCTGCACCCGCGCGTCCACGCCAACCAGCTGTCGTACGGCCCCGGTGTCCAGCTCGCCGTCGAACTCGACGCGGCGAGCGCCGACCACTGCACGCACCTGACGGACGCCGACGTGGACGCGCTGGCGAACGGCAACACCGTGGCGACGCTGCTCCCCGGCGCCGAATTCTCCACCCGCGCCGAATGGCCCGACGCCCGCCGTCTCCTCGACGCGGGCGTGACCGTCGCCCTGTCCACCGACTGCAACCCGGGCTCGTCGTTCACCTCGTCCGTCCCGTTCTGCATCGCGCTGGCGGTACGGGACATGAGGATGACGCCCGACGAGGCGATCTGGTCGGCGACGGCGGGCGGCGCGGCGGCCCTGCGCCGCACCGACATCGGCCGCATCACCCCCGGCGCCTACGCCGACCTGGCCTTCCTCGACGCCCCGAGCCATGTGCACCTGGCGTACCGGCCGGGCGTACCGCTCGTGTCGCGGGTGTGGCGGCGCGGAGTCCCGGTCGCGTAG
- a CDS encoding RICIN domain-containing protein yields the protein MAGAGRTDAEDEDAGAEGGIHATASDAQLTELLRADTPTAYPALRELRGRHRPSVLAYARLCTADETAARQLTAQAFALAARDTARGIDPRGPWRHQLLLLAGQVAASWAMDERGSRLDPDLLTHLAEAGPHGRDPAMLDAFQALPTRIQGLVWYGVVDEEPDARTAMLLGATPQDVRYGKEPAFQTLRQACLKARLARSGNPRCQDFRRLIEEAAHPENPRYSADLHAHMAHCGHCAAAYEELGALRDSPREALAEGLLPWGGAAYVMTGAETRTPREPAAGWAWLPSRRVVLASAALGVAAALMFLLTSGGSEPARTAGVVRTPQAPPPVTVTATVSVTPSPSPSPSATSKSPSPTHTSKPSPSPTPSKTPKPSPTHTAPHPPNSTFAQVVNAGSGLCLDIRDGVMDLGTDVITARCTSSRTQMWRVDSGRGVLQSYADPDFCLDSRGSTDRGVGIWECSSVYGSNGQNLRFTVDSRGEIRPGIAPDHVVTPYGDGLVLAYDQGRDDQRWRAGSAA from the coding sequence ATGGCTGGGGCCGGCCGGACCGACGCTGAGGACGAGGACGCAGGAGCCGAGGGCGGCATACACGCCACGGCGTCCGACGCTCAGCTCACCGAACTGTTGCGTGCCGACACTCCGACGGCATATCCGGCGCTGCGCGAACTGCGCGGGCGCCACCGGCCCTCGGTCCTCGCGTACGCCCGGCTGTGCACCGCGGACGAGACCGCCGCCCGGCAGCTCACGGCGCAGGCGTTCGCCCTCGCGGCGCGCGACACGGCGCGGGGCATCGACCCCAGGGGGCCTTGGCGGCACCAACTGCTCCTCCTGGCAGGGCAGGTGGCCGCTTCCTGGGCGATGGACGAGCGCGGCAGCCGCCTGGACCCGGACCTGCTCACCCACCTCGCCGAGGCGGGCCCCCACGGACGCGACCCGGCGATGCTCGACGCGTTCCAGGCGCTGCCGACCCGGATACAGGGACTGGTCTGGTACGGCGTCGTCGACGAGGAACCCGACGCCAGGACCGCGATGCTGCTCGGGGCCACACCCCAGGACGTGAGGTACGGCAAGGAGCCCGCGTTCCAGACCCTGCGCCAGGCCTGCCTGAAGGCCCGCCTCGCCCGTTCGGGCAACCCCCGCTGCCAGGACTTCCGCCGGCTGATCGAGGAGGCGGCGCACCCCGAGAACCCCCGCTACAGCGCCGACCTGCACGCCCACATGGCGCACTGCGGGCACTGCGCCGCCGCGTACGAGGAACTGGGCGCCCTGCGGGACAGCCCGCGCGAGGCGCTGGCGGAGGGGCTGCTGCCGTGGGGCGGGGCGGCGTACGTCATGACGGGCGCCGAGACCCGGACTCCCCGTGAGCCGGCGGCCGGCTGGGCCTGGCTGCCCTCGCGGCGCGTCGTCCTCGCCTCGGCCGCGCTCGGCGTCGCGGCGGCGCTGATGTTCCTGCTGACATCGGGCGGTTCGGAGCCCGCGCGGACGGCCGGGGTGGTCCGCACTCCGCAGGCGCCGCCCCCGGTGACGGTGACCGCGACGGTCTCGGTCACGCCGTCCCCGTCGCCGTCGCCGTCGGCCACGTCCAAGTCCCCCTCGCCCACGCACACGTCGAAGCCGTCCCCGTCCCCCACGCCCTCGAAGACGCCGAAGCCCTCGCCGACGCACACCGCCCCGCACCCCCCGAACAGCACCTTCGCCCAGGTGGTGAACGCCGGCTCGGGCCTCTGCCTGGACATCCGCGACGGCGTCATGGACCTGGGCACCGACGTCATCACGGCCCGCTGCACTTCGTCCCGCACCCAGATGTGGCGCGTCGACTCCGGCCGCGGCGTCCTCCAGTCGTACGCCGACCCGGACTTCTGCCTCGACAGCCGCGGCTCCACGGACCGGGGTGTCGGTATCTGGGAGTGCAGTTCGGTCTACGGCTCCAACGGCCAGAACCTGCGCTTCACGGTCGACTCCCGCGGCGAGATCCGCCCGGGGATCGCCCCGGACCACGTGGTCACGCCGTACGGCGACGGGCTCGTGCTCGCCTATGACCAGGGGCGGGACGACCAGCGGTGGCGGGCGGGCTCCGCCGCGTGA
- a CDS encoding RNA polymerase sigma factor SigF encodes MSPRLDASQTQTATSTPSPEGLEGLPEIPPYDEVGPVDARALSKTLFERLESLEEGTHDYAYVRNTLVELNLALVKFAASRFRSRSEPMEDIIQVGTIGLIKAIDRFELSRGVEFPTFAMPTIVGEIKRFFRDTSWSVRVPRRLQELRLDLAKAGDELAQRLDRAPTVGELAERLGITNDEVVEGMAASNAYTASSLDAQPEEDDSEGALADRIGYEDHGIEGIEYVESLKPLIAELPPRDRKILALRFVANMTQSEIGDELGISQMHVSRLLSRTLVRLRRGLTVEE; translated from the coding sequence ATGTCACCCCGGCTCGACGCATCGCAGACCCAGACGGCGACGTCGACACCCTCTCCGGAAGGACTTGAGGGGCTCCCGGAGATTCCCCCGTACGACGAGGTGGGGCCGGTGGACGCGCGGGCCCTGTCCAAGACACTCTTCGAGCGGCTGGAGTCCCTCGAAGAAGGCACCCACGACTACGCGTACGTCCGCAACACTCTCGTCGAGCTCAACCTCGCGCTGGTCAAGTTCGCCGCCTCCCGGTTCCGCTCCCGCAGCGAGCCGATGGAGGACATCATCCAGGTCGGCACCATCGGCCTGATCAAGGCGATCGACCGCTTCGAACTGAGCCGCGGCGTCGAATTCCCCACCTTCGCGATGCCGACGATCGTCGGCGAGATCAAGCGCTTCTTCCGCGACACCTCGTGGTCCGTGCGCGTACCGCGCAGACTGCAGGAACTCCGCCTCGACCTGGCCAAGGCCGGCGACGAACTCGCCCAGCGGCTGGATCGCGCCCCGACGGTGGGCGAGTTGGCGGAGCGCCTCGGCATCACCAACGACGAGGTCGTCGAGGGCATGGCGGCATCGAACGCCTACACGGCCAGTTCGCTGGACGCCCAGCCCGAGGAGGACGACTCCGAGGGCGCGCTCGCGGACCGCATCGGCTACGAGGACCACGGGATCGAAGGCATCGAGTACGTCGAGTCCCTGAAACCCCTGATCGCCGAACTCCCGCCGCGCGACCGGAAGATCCTCGCGCTGCGCTTCGTCGCCAACATGACCCAGTCCGAGATCGGCGACGAACTCGGCATCTCGCAGATGCATGTGTCGCGCCTGCTGTCGCGGACGCTGGTGCGGCTGCGGAGGGGTCTGACCGTCGAGGAGTGA
- a CDS encoding STAS domain-containing protein yields the protein MDRGTVGSAQSGRLLVEVREEGSSAVVTPAGELDHHTADVLREPLDDCLERGFARLVVDCSRLEFCDSTGLNVLLGARLKAEAAGGGVHLTGMQPVVARVFEITGVDAVFTVHETLEAALAD from the coding sequence ATGGACCGCGGGACGGTCGGCAGCGCACAGTCGGGCCGGCTTCTTGTCGAGGTGCGGGAAGAGGGCTCAAGCGCCGTCGTGACCCCCGCGGGTGAGTTGGATCACCACACGGCCGATGTGTTGCGTGAGCCACTCGACGACTGCCTGGAAAGAGGGTTCGCCCGCCTGGTCGTCGACTGTTCGCGCCTCGAATTCTGTGATTCCACCGGGCTCAACGTGCTGCTCGGCGCCCGGCTGAAGGCCGAGGCCGCGGGTGGCGGGGTCCATCTGACCGGGATGCAGCCGGTGGTGGCCCGGGTCTTCGAGATCACCGGGGTGGATGCCGTCTTCACCGTCCACGAGACGCTCGAAGCGGCCCTGGCCGACTGA
- a CDS encoding ATP-binding protein — protein sequence MSTTRPYSPDDRGPEPDDGAAVPSADPAVPPVGRQARRLSFEGASGVVPLARDFARQALYAWGWLPAASADRRAAAEDVLLVVSELVTNACLHAEGPDELWIACDSKVLRVEVSDRGAGQPAPRTPHRAGRPGGHGMFIVQRLCLDWGVVRTPGVAGKTVWAELGAPA from the coding sequence ATGAGCACCACCCGGCCTTACTCGCCGGACGACCGCGGCCCGGAGCCGGACGACGGCGCCGCTGTGCCCTCCGCCGACCCCGCCGTACCCCCCGTCGGCCGCCAGGCCCGCAGGCTGAGCTTCGAGGGCGCGAGTGGTGTCGTACCGCTCGCCCGCGACTTCGCCCGTCAGGCGCTGTACGCGTGGGGCTGGTTGCCCGCCGCGAGCGCCGACCGGCGGGCCGCCGCCGAGGACGTCCTGCTGGTGGTCTCCGAACTCGTCACCAACGCCTGTCTGCACGCCGAGGGCCCGGACGAGCTCTGGATCGCCTGCGACAGCAAGGTGCTGCGCGTCGAGGTCTCCGACCGGGGTGCCGGCCAGCCCGCCCCGCGCACCCCGCACCGCGCCGGACGCCCGGGCGGCCACGGCATGTTCATCGTGCAGCGGCTGTGCCTCGACTGGGGGGTCGTACGGACTCCGGGGGTCGCGGGCAAGACCGTGTGGGCGGAACTCGGGGCACCCGCGTAG
- a CDS encoding LPXTG cell wall anchor domain-containing protein produces MSYRTYQKRTAALASAAALAGSAVLMAAPAAQAAVVNVNYHCKTPIGDKSAVSPIDIKSVKSGSGYKLTMSWQKGVSSSPVELGKGAMKPSAVIKLGGADSGTVAVTGPANAAAIPANTPIKISDLSGTYTPKKSGKVTFTAGVLTIKALGTTTTCTPTNSPKPSLTLDVTAASGGSGSSTGETQSGSDSGQLPQTGPEDSAVALGTLGGTVLLAGAAGVLWLTRRHQAARR; encoded by the coding sequence GTGTCGTACCGGACGTACCAGAAACGAACCGCCGCGCTCGCGTCCGCTGCGGCCCTGGCCGGCTCGGCGGTGCTGATGGCCGCTCCCGCCGCCCAGGCCGCCGTGGTGAACGTCAACTACCACTGCAAGACGCCGATCGGCGACAAGAGCGCCGTCTCGCCCATCGACATCAAGAGCGTCAAGAGCGGCAGCGGCTACAAGCTCACCATGTCCTGGCAGAAGGGCGTCTCCTCCAGCCCGGTCGAGCTGGGCAAGGGCGCGATGAAGCCGAGCGCCGTCATCAAGCTGGGCGGCGCCGACAGCGGCACGGTGGCGGTGACCGGCCCGGCCAACGCGGCCGCGATCCCCGCCAACACCCCCATCAAAATCAGCGACTTGAGCGGCACATACACGCCGAAGAAGTCCGGCAAGGTCACCTTCACCGCGGGCGTACTCACCATCAAGGCGCTCGGTACGACGACCACGTGCACTCCCACGAACAGTCCCAAGCCCTCGCTGACCCTCGACGTCACGGCCGCGAGCGGCGGTTCGGGCTCGTCGACGGGTGAGACCCAGAGCGGCTCGGACTCCGGCCAGCTCCCGCAGACCGGCCCCGAGGACTCGGCGGTCGCCCTCGGCACGCTCGGCGGCACGGTACTGCTCGCGGGCGCGGCGGGCGTCCTGTGGCTGACGCGGAGGCATCAGGCGGCACGCCGCTGA
- a CDS encoding COG1470 family protein has product MPYALSAARVLGLTLMLSITAPATLALADDGWSVVPSTSTSDAAAGRPYVYAEGAPGTVLQDAVSVLNPGAKPLTVRLRGADADNTAGGGFTVRTKSTDTGAWIGFARETDGRRAAVRSVSVRVPAHTRADVPFTLSVPAGAAPGDHPGAIVASGGGRSAAMRIQLRVSGPTLSALTVEHVTVRGGRISYELVNRGTTVLTPKLAVHADGVFGALLDRAPRTLPVELLPGRRVTLSEPWRDTPALDAVDVRLTVTAAGGAHDTGTASARFVPWGAVAGAGGGLAAVGAWWAVRRHRRRRGRGVRQRGRPAAHGGASEEPRTEVELTGAVS; this is encoded by the coding sequence ATGCCGTACGCACTCTCCGCTGCCCGCGTGCTGGGCCTGACCCTGATGTTGTCGATCACGGCACCGGCGACCCTGGCCCTGGCCGACGACGGCTGGTCCGTCGTGCCGTCCACGAGTACGTCGGACGCGGCGGCCGGCCGGCCGTACGTCTACGCGGAGGGCGCGCCCGGCACGGTCCTCCAGGACGCGGTGTCCGTGCTCAACCCGGGCGCCAAGCCGCTCACCGTCCGGCTGCGCGGCGCGGACGCCGACAACACCGCGGGCGGCGGCTTCACCGTACGGACCAAGTCGACGGACACGGGCGCGTGGATCGGCTTCGCGCGGGAGACGGACGGGCGGCGCGCGGCGGTGCGTTCGGTGTCCGTACGGGTCCCCGCGCACACCCGCGCCGACGTGCCGTTCACCCTGAGCGTCCCGGCGGGCGCGGCGCCCGGCGACCACCCCGGCGCGATCGTCGCGAGCGGCGGCGGACGGTCCGCGGCGATGCGGATCCAACTGCGGGTGAGCGGGCCGACGTTGTCGGCGCTCACCGTCGAGCACGTCACCGTGCGCGGCGGCCGGATCTCGTACGAACTGGTCAACCGTGGCACCACCGTCCTGACCCCGAAGCTCGCGGTGCACGCCGACGGTGTCTTCGGGGCGCTCCTCGACCGCGCCCCGCGCACCCTGCCCGTCGAACTCCTGCCGGGCCGCCGCGTCACGCTCAGCGAGCCGTGGCGCGACACCCCGGCGCTGGACGCGGTCGACGTACGGCTGACGGTGACGGCGGCGGGCGGCGCGCACGACACGGGGACCGCGTCGGCGCGGTTCGTGCCGTGGGGTGCGGTGGCCGGGGCCGGGGGCGGCCTCGCGGCGGTGGGTGCCTGGTGGGCCGTACGGCGTCACAGGCGTCGTAGGGGACGGGGCGTACGGCAACGCGGGCGTCCCGCGGCGCACGGTGGGGCGAGTGAAGAGCCGCGTACGGAAGTCGAGTTGACGGGAGCGGTGTCGTGA